The genomic segment CGATCATCTCCACTTTCACATCGTGCCGCGCTGGAACGGGGATACCAACTTTATGCCGGTCACCGGCCACACCAAAGTGCTGTCGCAGGGCTTGCTGGAATCCTGGGATCTGCTCAAACCCAGGTTCTAGCCACCCTGCAACAGTGCTCTATTTGCCGGTGACCAGCGTTCGCAGGCGGGCCTTGCTGAGAAGCCGGTCGAGGAGAAGAATAAAAATCAATGCAGCGGCAATAGAAGCGATGAGGGGCAGATACAGCGACAGGCTGTGCAGTCTGGCTGCCACACCGGCGGCAAAATCCAAGCCGGTAAAAATCGCATAAAATGATGAAAGTAACGACCTGCGGAAAACCTGGACAACGCTCCCATAGTTCATGAACAAGCTGCTGAGCTTGAACAGCCCCAGGACTACAGCCATGCCGACAAACACCTGCCACAGCTGGTGATGCAAAAAGCCGAGCGACTCCCCCTCGACCGCTTGCAGCACGCGGTCCTGCCACTGAGAGGAAAAAACCTCCGGCTCTTCGGCGTTCAATTTGCTGTAGATTTTTTGGTACCACTCCATTTGCTGACGGCATGAGCCGCACTCTGCGAGATGGCCCTGTACCTCGGCACTCTCTGCGGCGGTCAGGTTGCCGTCCAGATAATTCTGCATGTGTTCATCGTTCAGATGCCGGCTGTTCATAACTCCTCCTCGCCCTGCAGACCAGCCAGTTGTCGTTGGATTTTGTTGCGGGCGCGAAACAGATAGCTCTTCACGGTCCCTTCGGGCAGTTGCATCACTTGGGCAATCTCCTGATACTTCATTTCCTGCATATGGTAGAGCGCGAGCACGGTCGCATACACCGGCGGCAGACCGGCGATGGCGCGCTGGATTCGCTCTCTCAATTCCTCAGCCTCATAGCGCCGGGCAGGATCAGCCTGAGCGTCGGCCACCGCAGCAAAAGGGTCTGCCTGCTCGCCATCCTGCATGTCCGCCAGCAGCGGAATGCGCTTCTTCTGCAGATAATGCAGGCAGGTGTTATAGGCGACCGTCGCCACCCAGGTGGAAAGTTTTGCGTTGAATTGAAACGAGGCTAGATGACGGTACAGCTTGAGAAAAATATCCTGCCCCACATCTTCCCGGTCCGCCCGATTGGCCACCATGCGGCTGACAATGGTTCCGACCAGCCGTTCATACTTGAGAATGAACGGCCTAAAGGCATAAGGATCCCCGGACAGGACGGTCTCAATCAGCAATCTATCCTCTGCTTCGCTCATACTTTATTAGACCGATTCAAAAGGAAATAGTTGCACGTCCACTTTTTATATTCGCCCTGCAACCTTTTT from the bacterium genome contains:
- a CDS encoding sigma-70 family RNA polymerase sigma factor — protein: MLIETVLSGDPYAFRPFILKYERLVGTIVSRMVANRADREDVGQDIFLKLYRHLASFQFNAKLSTWVATVAYNTCLHYLQKKRIPLLADMQDGEQADPFAAVADAQADPARRYEAEELRERIQRAIAGLPPVYATVLALYHMQEMKYQEIAQVMQLPEGTVKSYLFRARNKIQRQLAGLQGEEEL
- a CDS encoding zf-HC2 domain-containing protein → MNSRHLNDEHMQNYLDGNLTAAESAEVQGHLAECGSCRQQMEWYQKIYSKLNAEEPEVFSSQWQDRVLQAVEGESLGFLHHQLWQVFVGMAVVLGLFKLSSLFMNYGSVVQVFRRSLLSSFYAIFTGLDFAAGVAARLHSLSLYLPLIASIAAALIFILLLDRLLSKARLRTLVTGK